The Sesamum indicum cultivar Zhongzhi No. 13 linkage group LG6, S_indicum_v1.0, whole genome shotgun sequence genome has a segment encoding these proteins:
- the LOC105163209 gene encoding probable leucine-rich repeat receptor-like protein kinase At1g35710 (The sequence of the model RefSeq protein was modified relative to this genomic sequence to represent the inferred CDS: added 44 bases not found in genome assembly), translating to MMCLLRNPCAHGFLFLTHLIFAHAMLDPIDFLALQSIRKSLNDMPGSNYFASWDFTSDPCNFAGVYCDGNKVIALNLGDPRAGAPGLTGRLDPAIGKLSALAELTVVPGRVMGSLPHTLSQLKYLRFLAISRNFISGEIPAGLGQLRGLQTLDLSFNQLSGSIPFSIGTLPALSNVIFCHNRLSGSIPPFVSQSLTRLDLKHNDLSGSLSPHGLPSSLQYLSLSWNRLSGTVDRVLSRLNRLNYIDLSMNQFTGCIPVNLFSFPISNLQLQRNQFYGPVQPVDQVKIETVDLSFNRLSGEISPMFSTVQNLYLNNNRFTGEVPRSFVERLLSASIQILYLQHNYLTGMEITPRVEIPVSSSLCLQYNCMVLPVQTPCPLKAGKQKTRPTAQCAQWKG from the exons ATGATGTGCTTGTTGAGGAATCCGTGTGCCCATGGTTTCCTCTTTTTGACCCATTTGATTTTCGCGCATGCAATGCTGGACCCAATT GCCAGGATCCAACTATTTTGCTTCCTGGGATTTCACTTCCGACCCCTGTAATTTTGCCGGTGTTTACTGTGATGGAAATAAAGTGATCGCCCTCAATCTCGGCGATCCACGCGCCGGGGCGCCCGGTCTCACAGGGAGGCTCGACCCCGCCATCGGTAAACTCTCCGCTCTAGCTGAGTTAACCGTTGTTCCTGGTCGGGTCATGGGGTCTTTGCCCCACACATTGTCTCAGTTGAAGTACTTGCGGTTTTTAGCTATCAGCCGAAACTTTATCTCCGGAGAAATTCCGGCGGGCTTAGGTCAGCTCCGGGGCCTACAAACTCTTGATCTTAGCTTCAACCAACTAAGTGGAAGTATCCCATTTTCCATCGGAACTCTGCCCGCCTTGTCCAACGTCATTTTCTGCCACAATCGGCTCTCCGGCTCAATCCCGCCGTTCGTTTCTCAGTCCCTAACTCGGCTTGATTTAAAGCACAACGATCTCTCCGGTTCTCTTTCCCCACATGGACTTCCATCCTCCCTCCAGTACCTCTCATTGTCATGGAACCGGCTCAGCGGCACAGTTGACAGGGTACTGTCCCGCTTAAACCGGCTAAACTACATAGACCTGAGTATGAACCAGTTCACAGGCTGTATCCCGGTGAATTTGTTCAGTTTCCCAATCAGTAACCTCCAACTGCAGAGAAACCAGTTCTACGGTCCGGTCCAACCAGTGGATCAAGTGAAAATCGAGACGGTGGATCTCAGCTTCAACCGGCTGTCAGGCGAAATATCCCCAATGTTCTCGACGGTCCAGAACCTGTATCTGAATAACAACCGGTTCACAGGCGAGGTACCGCGTAGCTTCGTGGAGCGGTTGTTGTCTGCGAGCATACAGATACTGTATCTACAGCATAATTATCTAACCGGGATGGAGATAACTCCGAGGGTGGAGATTCCAGTGAGCAGCTCCTTGTGCCTACAGTATAACTGTATGGTCCTGCCCGTACAGACGCCCTGCCCTCTCAAGGCTGGCAAGCAGAAAACCAGGCCTACTGCACAATGCGCACAGTGGAAAGGGTAA
- the LOC105163208 gene encoding LEC14B protein — translation MFLVDYNTSIESMGYAFSKLEMDSALLDGSSSNHDVASSSHLNRQLNSLDHDIAQLTKLRSRPHDNLRRVLPGKRVFPVSTVKMLAGREANLSGRGKFSSGDCCHVLSKYLPVNGPWVVDQMSTRAYVSQFSVDGSLFVAAFQGSQIRIYDVERGMKVQKNILARSLRWTITETSLSPDQKHLVYASMSPIVHIVNVGSATKESLANITEIHEGLDFSSPEEGGYSFGIFSLKFSTDGREVVAGSSNEDIYVYDLEAKKVSLRISAHTSDVNTVCFADESGHLIYSGSDDNFCKVWDRRCFRAKGKPAGVLMGHLEGITFIDTRRDGRYLISNGKDQSIKLWDIRKMSSNANCYRGYRNYEWDYRWMDHPPQARDLKHPYDQSIATYKGHSVLRTLIRCYFSPEYSTGQKYIYTGSHDSCIYIYDLVSGAQVAKLQHHKSTVRDCSWHPTYPMLVSSSWDGDVVKWEFPGNGESPPPANKKILGRRQFY, via the exons ATGTTTCTTGTAGATTACAACACTAGCATTGAAAGTATGGGTTATGCTTTTAGTAAATTGGAGATGGACTCTGCACTTCTTGATGGTTCCAGCTCCAATCATGATGTTGCCAGTAGCTCTCACCTCAATAGGCAGCTCAATTCCTTAGACCATGACATTGCTCAGTTGACAAAGCTTCGATCACGACCCCATGACAACCTGAGACGAGTTTTGCCAGGGAAGCGTGTATTCCCCGTTTCAACTGTAAAGATGTTGGCTGGCCGAGAAGCAAATCTTTCGGGAAGAGGGAAGTTCTCATCAGGAGATTGTTGTCATGTTTTGAGTAAATATTTGCCAGTTAATGGTCCGTGGGTTGTGGACCAGATGTCAACCAGGGCTTATGTATCACAGTTTTCCGTTGACGGCTCACTTTTTGTTGCTGCATTTCAG GGAAGTCAAATCAGAATATATGACGTCGAAAGAGGCATGAAAGTTCAAAAGAACATTCTTGCCAGAAGCTTGAGATGGACAATTACTGAGACGTCCTTGTCACCTGATCAAAAACACCTT GTTTATGCTAGCATGTCACCTATCGTCCATATTGTCAATGTTGGATCTGCCACCAAAGAGTCTCTTGCGAACATCACT GAAATCCATGAAGGTTTGGATTTCTCTTCGCCTGAGGAGGGGGGATACTCTTTTGGAATCTTCTCTCTGAAATTCTCAACTGATGGGCGAGAAGTTGTCGCTGGAAGCAGCAACGAggatatatatgtttatgaCCTTGAAGCGAAAAAAGTCTCCCTTCGAATCTCAGCACATACG TCTGATGTCAACACTGTATGCTTTGCTGATGAAAGCGGTCATCTAATTTATTCAGGAAGTGATGACAATTTCTGTAAG GTTTGGGACAGACGCTGCTTTAGAGCGAAAGGCAAGCCTGCAGGTGTCTTGATGGGCCACCTTGAAGGTATTACATTTATTGATACCCGTCGAGATGGTCGTTATCTCATATCCAATGGGAAAGATCAATCTATTAAACTGTGGGATATACGGAAAATGTCGTCAAATGCTAATTG TTACCGCGGGTACAGGAATTATGAATGGGATTACAGATGGATGGACCACCCACCGCAAGCAAGAGACCTAAAGCATCCATATGATCAATCGATAGCAACATATAAAGGTCACTCAGTCTTGCGGACGCTGATCCGCTGTTATTTCTCGCCTGAATACAG CACCGGACAGAAGTACATCTACACTGGATCTCATGATTCCTGCATCTATATTTACGATTTG GTTAGTGGGGCACAGGTAGCAAAGCTGCAGCACCATAAGTCGACGGTGAGAGATTGCAGTTGGCACCCCACATATCCGATGTTAGTTAGCTCTTCATGGGATGGAGATGTTGTGAAATGGGAATTCCCCGGGAACGGAGAGTCCCCACCTCcagcaaacaagaaaatacttGGAAGGAGACAGTTTTACTAA
- the LOC105163207 gene encoding gibberellin receptor GID1B-like, which yields MAGSNEVNANESKRVVPLNTWILISHFKLAYNMLRRDDGTFNRDLNEYLDRKVPANANPADGVYSFDVVDRATSLLSRVYLAANENEPQWGIVELEKPLSTTEIVPVIIFFHGGSFVHSSANSAIYDTFCRRLVKTCKAAVVSVDYRRSPEHRYPCAYDDGWAALKWVSSRSWLRSGKDSKVHVYLAGDSSGGNIAHHVAVRAAEEPGVEVLGNILLHPLFGGQERTESERKLDGKYFVRIQDRDWYWRAYLPEGEDRDHPACNVFGPRSRSLEGLNFPKSLIVVAGLDLLKDWQLRYVEGLKKSGQEVTLLYLEKATIGFYFLPNNDHFHCLMDEMTSFIHS from the exons ATGGCAGGCAGTAATGAAGTAAATGCTAATGAATCAAAG AGAGTGGTTCCGCTTAATACATGGATTCTGATATCACATTTCAAGCTTGCTTACAACATGCTCCGGCGGGACGACGGCACATTCAACCGTGATCTGAATGAGTATCTTGACCGGAAAGTGCCTGCAAACGCTAATCCCGCTGATGGGGTTTACTCTTTTGATGTTGTAGATCGGGCCACAAGCCTCCTCAGCAGAGTTTATTTGGCTGCCAATGAGAATGAGCCTCAATGGGGGATTGTTGAACTGGAGAAGCCCTTGAGTACTACTGAAATTGTACCCGTAATCATCTTCTTCCACGGCGGAAGCTTCGTTCATTCCTCAGCCAATAGTGCTATCTACGACACGTTCTGTCGGCGCCTCGTCAAGACTTGCAAGGCTGCTGTGGTATCTGTGGATTATCGTCGATCGCCCGAGCACAGGTACCCGTGTGCATATGATGATGGATGGGCAGCTCTAAAGTGGGTTAGCTCGAGATCATGGCTTCGGAGTGGGAAAGATTCTAAGGTTCATGTGTATTTGGCGGGGGATAGTTCTGGTGGTAATATTGCTCATCATGTTGCTGTTCGGGCAGCGGAAGAGCCCGGTGTTGAGGTGTTGGGTAATATTCTTCTTCATCCGTTGTTTGGCGGGCAAGAGAGAACAGAATCCGAGAGAAAATTGGATGGGAAATACTTTGTGAGGATCCAAGACAGAGATTGGTACTGGAGAGCATACCTTCCTGAAGGGGAAGATCGGGACCATCCAGCATGTAATGTATTTGGCCCCAGGAGTCGTAGCCTTGAGGGGCTTAACTTTCCGAAAAGCCTCATCGTTGTGGCTGGATTGGATCTTCTCAAGGACTGGCAGTTGCGTTATGTCGAAGGCCTCAAGAAGTCCGGGCAAGAAGTCACACTCCTTTATCTCGAGAAGGCAACAATCGGATTCTATTTCTTGCCGAACAACGACCATTTCCATTGCCTAATGGACGAGATGACAAGCTTTATCCACTCTTAA